A region of the Clostridium estertheticum subsp. estertheticum genome:
TATGTTTATATTTTTCCTAACCATATTCTTTCATAATCAATGATACTATAAGTAATTCTTCTTATATTGTGCTATAACAAAAGTATATATTGCTCGAATTGCTTTCTCTTCACCATGTAATTCTAAAATTTAATTTATTAATAGCTGCTAAAAACACAAACTACGCTCAGACATGTGTTTTCTTTACGCAACTACAAATAATTTAAATTAAGAATTACTAAGGTTTGTTCAAATGCATTCTACGCAATATATACTTTTATTAGCATAATATATAAAGAGAAAGTATAAAAGACTTCTAAAAACTCATTATTACATTTTATTTTGTTACAACATTGTCCTTATAAGCATAATCGAATTTTAGATTTCCACCTTTAGTTGTGTAGATATCTTTAATATTTGCTTTTTTACATATCACTGTATTTGCTATATATATAGGTACACATGGTAAATCTTTTGCGAGTATCTTTTGTGCCTGATTATAAATTGTTATTTTTTTATTATTATTGTTTTCCATCAATGCTTTGTCTATAATTTTATCATAATTTGCATTCTTATATCCATATATATTATCTTTTGAATTAGCTGTCCACTTAGAAAAGAACTTATAACTGTCTCCGTATTCTTCATCATTTCCTGTAAATACTATGTTGTAATTCCCAGAATTTATAACTTTTTTAAGATCATCTTTTTTATAACCAGTACAAACCACATCTATATTTAAATATTTTTTGATACTTTTAGCTATTTCACCACTTATTTTGGTATCAAAATTTTTATTCTCATACACCATAACTAATTTTTGTTCTTTATCATAAGTACTATTTTTCAAAAATTCTTGACCTTTACTTTTATTTCGAGATTCATCAAAAATTAATTTATCACTATTATCATTAATACTAGTATAGGTGGTATAATTCATTGTCGGAACCGCCAAGTCTCCTGATAAAGTTTCTATTATTAATTTTCTATTTATTATTTCATTTATTGCATTTCTAAAGTTTTGGTCTACTAGTCCTTTATTTTTTAAATTAAAATTTAGATAATACCTGCTTTGTGTAGGTTTAACTTCAGTTTTCTTTTCATCACTGAGAGTACTTATTTCACTTATTGGTGGGCTTACAAAGACATCAATTTTTGAGTTTGCACTATCTCCATTAGTTTCAAAGTCAGCAAGTGCTTTCTCATCTCCAATTACTGACGTAAACAACATTTCACTGCTAACAATTTCATTTGCCCTCCAATACTTTTGATTTTTTAGTAATGTTATTTCACCATCTTTATTTATGTTTTTTATAATAAATGGACCACTATACTCAATTTGCTTATAATTGTCTTTCCAATTTTTCATATTCGTACTATCATCTCTTAACGTAAAAATTGGATTACTAAGGATATTAATAAAGTTATCCTTTGGGCTATTTAACCTTATCTCTAGACTTAAATTATCCTTTGATGCTACTATCCCCACTCTATCAAACGCTACTTTCCCCATACTAAAATCTTTAGCTCCAAATATACAATATAGTTGCTCTGAAAAATTGTTTCCTTTTTCCAACAAAATATCATGAAAAAATCTTACAAAATCCGTAGCTTTTATATCTGTCCCATCACTGTAATGGAGATCCTTTCTTAATTTAAATGTATAACCTATTTTGTCTTTTGAAATATCATATTTTTCTGCCATTCCAGGCACTATTTTGCCATCTTTGTCTTCTCTTACTAGTCCTTCAAATAAAACTAATAACAAGTCTTTTTCCCGAATATTATCATTATCTACCATTAACAAATCTGATGGTAATTCTCCTAAGTTGTAAACTATATATTTCCTAGATATAGAAGTTGTCACTTTTTTTTGAACACATCCACTAGTAAACATTATCATAAAAATTAAAATTACACATAACATTTTTTTCATACTTACCCCCACCTTAGGTGCATCTAAACAAATAGCAAATCCATATCCTCGACTATTTTTATGCACCTTATTTAGAAGTATTAACTTTTAATATATGAATTATTCAAGTTTACTTATTTCTTTTATTTACAAAATAGTCATCATACACCATAAATTTCTTGTTAATACACTTAAAATCATTCGGGATTGCTTTTGTTGGAATAGATTCGACCTTACAAATTAGAATTTGCTTTATTCTTCTAAAACAACAAAAAATAACACCGACATTAAGCCGATGTTATTTTGAATATTTATCAGAAGATAAATAAAAGTTAATTATAATTTTATTTAGAAGTTACTATAATGAAATTTCAGTATCTAAATTAATTTCATTACTTTCTATTCTTTTCTTTAAGTCCTTAATTTTTTCTTCAATTTTCTTAGCTATTTTTATAAATTCGTCGTCAGATTTACCAGTAGGGTCGTCTAGTCCCCAATCTTCCTCATGTCTGTGTGCTACAATTGGACAAACTACATTACAACCCATTTTTATTACAATATCGGCCTCTGGTATATCATCAATTAATTTTGATGTATGAGTCTCATTCATATCTAAATTATATAAATTCTTTATTATTCTAACTGCATCTTGGTTAATTTGAGGTTTAGTCTCAGTTCCTGCAGAATACGATTCAAACACAGATGACCCAAACTTTTTTCCAAGAGCCTCTGCCATTTGAGATCTACAAGAATTGTGAACACAGATAAATGCTATCTTTGGTTTCATACCATCATTCTCCTTTATATAAATATATAGTAAATTATAATTTCCCTCACAGCTGTTACAGCGACCCAGGAGATAATTTAACTAGCCTAAGGGAATATAAATTCATTTGATTAATATACTAAAATTAAGCTTTCTCTTTTGGAAAATACTTCTTTTTCCAATGTAATGCTACATTAACTAGACCTATCATTACCGGCACCTCAACAAGTGGTCCAATAACTGCTGCAAAAGCTTCCTTGGATTGTATTCCAAATACGGCTACTGCAACTGCGATAGCAAGCTCAAAATTATTACTTGCAGCAGTAAATGCTAGTGTTACTGTTCTCTTATAATCCACTCCAGACTTATAACTAATATAGAATGATACTGAAAACATAATAAC
Encoded here:
- a CDS encoding peptide ABC transporter substrate-binding protein, which encodes MKKMLCVILIFMIMFTSGCVQKKVTTSISRKYIVYNLGELPSDLLMVDNDNIREKDLLLVLFEGLVREDKDGKIVPGMAEKYDISKDKIGYTFKLRKDLHYSDGTDIKATDFVRFFHDILLEKGNNFSEQLYCIFGAKDFSMGKVAFDRVGIVASKDNLSLEIRLNSPKDNFINILSNPIFTLRDDSTNMKNWKDNYKQIEYSGPFIIKNINKDGEITLLKNQKYWRANEIVSSEMLFTSVIGDEKALADFETNGDSANSKIDVFVSPPISEISTLSDEKKTEVKPTQSRYYLNFNLKNKGLVDQNFRNAINEIINRKLIIETLSGDLAVPTMNYTTYTSINDNSDKLIFDESRNKSKGQEFLKNSTYDKEQKLVMVYENKNFDTKISGEIAKSIKKYLNIDVVCTGYKKDDLKKVINSGNYNIVFTGNDEEYGDSYKFFSKWTANSKDNIYGYKNANYDKIIDKALMENNNNKKITIYNQAQKILAKDLPCVPIYIANTVICKKANIKDIYTTKGGNLKFDYAYKDNVVTK
- a CDS encoding arsenate reductase ArsC, producing MKPKIAFICVHNSCRSQMAEALGKKFGSSVFESYSAGTETKPQINQDAVRIIKNLYNLDMNETHTSKLIDDIPEADIVIKMGCNVVCPIVAHRHEEDWGLDDPTGKSDDEFIKIAKKIEEKIKDLKKRIESNEINLDTEISL